From the genome of Tachypleus tridentatus isolate NWPU-2018 chromosome 6, ASM421037v1, whole genome shotgun sequence:
GATAAACTGCTATCGTTAAACGAACCATTTGTTTGGAGGTAGAGAGATAAACTAGTACCACGTGATGactctttgtttttgttgttatagaGGTGTTTAGCTTCCATAATTTGAAAATTAGGTATTTTTCacgtattgttataatttattttaaagcttcAAAAATATGCACTTTTTGCAACTTATTAAACTCGTAACCTTTATATTGTACACCTTGATAAAACAGATATCATTTATACAATGACTCCATTTATTTGAACGTTATAGGATTTTTTGTAGCATTCGCGTGAGAACCATATGATTTGGAAATTTAACGAAGTGTTTGTATTATACAGATTAAGTAGTTAGTACTCATAATGACCCCACTCTGACCGATACAGAAGGAAACGTGCACAACCTGCTAACCGTTCGCGATTAATGCATATACTTCTAGAATAccatagaaatataaataatacgtagcattaaaaatgtttgaagttcTCATAATGACTCCGGTTTCATTTTTCTCACAAACGTACAAGCTCtagaaaactaaatgtttatttgatatgaAGAATagtaaattgaatatttattttaaccgTGGTGGGTAGAGAAGAGATAGCCGTTTGTGTATCTTTCTGCTTAAACTACTAACTTATTTTTGAATCCATTTGCAgagaaatagttttgtttgttttgaattttgcgcaaagctacacgagggctatctgcgctagcaatccttaatttagtagtgtaagaccagagggaaggcagttagtcattaccacccaccgccaactcttgggctactcttttaccaacaaatagtgtgattgaccgtcacattataacgcccccacgactgaacaGGCgcgtatgtttggtgggacgggggattcgaactcacgaccctcggattacgaatcgtgTGCCTAAACCACTTGACCATGGCGGCAGAAgcagagaaatatataaacatttaaacccTCAAATTATCGACTTCTTATATTCTGTCATTTATCAGCAAGGACCTCATATTGTATTATGTTGagtaatttctttactttattacaGTACACGCTCTAAGGAAATTACCAAAAAACAACTGTGTGAAATCACTCACTATCTATGGAAAATACGTGAAGGATACATCATCAGAAATTAATGGAGTTAAATGTATTGTTGAtggtatatttgtttaattttgtgtgtatTCAAGAACATTATCTTAATATGTACCCTGTAACCAATAAAGGTATGGACCAACAAGGAACGTGGTGCATAAATAGTTCATTAAAAGGCGGTTAAAAACCTTACTTCTTTTAAATGAAAAGTAcgaacaaaattattaatatgcTTTGGGGGTTAATCTAGGCAAGAATTTTACAACTGCACGACTGTACGGTGGCAAAACATTTGCTCTGACTCACCGTACACAATTGTGTGCTAAAAAAAGATCATTCTGATTCATAATACACATAATTCATAACTATATTTAAGAAAAGGTGTTCACTCTTGTCTTATATTTTACATCATTCAAAATTTTGTGATAGAAAAAACGTTTATAATTACTCGTATCtaacaattataaaaatgatgttctaaaaacatgtAGGTCCAAGAAACCTTTCGAAAGCACTCCGGTTATAgggtttctgtttcatttttaacagTTATAAACAACCATGATTCTGATAGTTGTTTGTGTTCCTCAGAGGTCTGACTCATTGTTACGTTGTATTATATTCGGATGTTACCAGGTTagtatgtaatattatttacatcTCTTAATTACCAAGTTATTTATATGTACACTCACATCttgtacacatataaaaatagctaaaactatatatttatgtttccaCCATGGGTAAGCGTTCCTACTACacggtaattagatttttaaaggaacgtatatattgttattttaatactttaatggCATTTTACTGAGAGCGAATAGCATTTAATCTGTAAGATAAGTTGTTGGAGTCAAAAAATAAAAGTGGCAGAATAAATACACATCGCTGAAATTTGGTTCTAAGTATTGTAGTTTTGTAGGATGTAGACAGTAATTTAAGttgttaaattgaaaataaacgtGACATAGTAAACAAACATCCTGAAGTTGGGTTCTGAATACTGTAGTTCTGTAGgtacaaaataaatgaacagttaaaacatttttattttttatttacaccacATTTAACATTATATACTTTAAAGATAACAAATCGTCTTCGTTACTAAATACAGGCATTGATAGAAGTACTTTAAACAAGACAAACCTTTTCACAAACCCTTAACAACACAAAGAATAAAACACAGCAACTGTGTATTGTGCGCTTCACAAAGTTGCTTGACTATCGGATATTTGATTGTACATTAAACATTTGAAGTACTTCTCACACAATCATGCGAAGCCTAAAGAcaggaaaatgaaacaaaacacaaaaaagacTTTTCCATTACACAAGTAgtaataataactataaaaaatactaaaaacatttaacttaaaaattagaatgaaagtattttaatactcTCAAACTTAGTTCTGCAAGATATTTGATCTATAATACCATTTACCCCTATTTAAGTGATAGTCAAAAATTTCTTACAACCACTACGGAAATACATGAAATTATGTTATTTCTCAGTTTGCTTTTTCTATAGTTGTAATTGCGATAACAGTTTAATATATCACAGCTTGCGTTATTGGGCTCCAAAAATTTGCATATTCGCTGATTCGTTAGTGAATATGTGGACAACGTGGTCAGCAAAATCGATATTTAAAATGAGATCAGCCTAAAACAAAActtcctacacacacacacacacacatacgtatataACACAATCACAATACGATTTTTTTCTAACACTTATAAGCATATCACTCAATATTTAAAAAGCCATCACTGTCATCTTGTTAAGATGTTTCTTGAAGCAAGGATGAGATTTAGTATAAGTTATCCATTTCTTCACGTTTACAGTGCTAATATGTATTGTGCCAGCATCTTTCAAAGCTTGCCTATTTGCTGTTCCTAAACGTAACCACGTTGTCTCATCCTATAGAGATTCCTCAAGAAGCTTGTGTGACTTCAAAAGCTGTTATACTCCTCTGAGATCTGACCATTTCTCGATTATCCTTAAATAACTGACGAACCTTCGGACATCTTCTTGTACGTTCTGCGTGTTTAATAGgtaatttattaattgtaaaagTTAATAAGTATTCGAGCAACAgatcttattgtttattttcagaaaaaatgCAGCATTTTTGTTTAGACAAACAAATTTTAGTATTCTTTGGAGAAATTTAAGCTTCAACGTTGTGTGGGCAAACAAATTTCAGCACTGGTTAAACAATCTAGACAGTACAGTTTAGCTATTAAAAGGATAGAACGGCGGCCATTTCAAGAACTTGTTTCTCTGGGTAACTTAAAGCTATctcagaataaaaaacaacaaactaacactaaccgttttatttttattttcttggttgTCGAAAGAGGCCAACATAATAaggtataaatgttttataaatggtGGTTATTGGTAATGATAccagaaaatattcattcactaaGACATGAGCAGAGAACAAAAAATATTGCAAATGGAACTTTTAATAATTCTACGGAAAATATTAAACTGACATTTGTGGACAAGAGTAGAGATAAgcattaattagtttaatatgcAATGATCTGGGATTTTCTGAATAACAAACTTCGAGTATTCTAATGAAGTAGAAAAGTATTTTCCTTACTGTCTTCACTTTTCTATACAGGTTTCATGCAtgatataatttatcaaataaaatggttttaagaACTGTTAACACTAGTCTCCTGCTAAATTAAACTGTTGTTTAGCACTAATGCACTTTGTGATGTTACTTAGAAGAAATGTCGTGTTTCACTGTACAGGATTTGAAAGTTTACGAATGCCTGGTCTTTCTGTTACACgttttacaacaaaacatacTTGTTAAACGTACACGTTTTCCTTATGTCTTTAACATAAAGCCAATTCAAACCaatatttcaaagataaaaattaataatgcaagatcgtatttcattgttaacttgaaaatattttaaagataaattaggTTTAAGATAGGTAAAGAAAAAACATTgctaaatttgtatttatgacTACCCTGTATATAATTCCTTGTACATATGTGTACCTACTGCTCTTTCATATATAAGTACCACAACTCCCGTTTTACCTTCTGCATACGTTACATGCATAAGTAAATATCCTGGACGACTTTTAAAAGATCCTATTTACATGCCAAATACAGCAACAATCCCACCAGCAAATACTCTGTGTGGAATGCCAGTATATATACCTCACGACCGACTGCTTATTTTATCAGCATTGTTGCTATTGCTGTGAGAGTGTTTGTACGCGTGTGTGTTTACGTGTGTAAGGATAAGTGTAACAATGAAGTTCAATCCAATGGAGGAAACAGAATATGGTTTTAGCCCACAAACGTCGCAGAAGAGTCAATGAACAATAGATCGAAAACAAGAAGTTCCTTCTTATTCAGTCTTGTAACTAAGCAACCGATAATTCGAAGAACGCTTCCAAGATCTTTAATTTGTCATGAGTCCACAAGGAATAGCATAGCTACAAAGTTATTTTCTTCTAAGCACTGTTACGAGCAACCACACTTTTTGACTATCATTCCTGGTAAGACCCCCAAAATAATGTTACTATTGTCATTGAAGTACAACATAGTTATGGAAGATATCTTGGAGGGGGCGCAACAAGGCCCGATAGATCCTAAAGGGTCGATTTGTTGAACTAAATGAGTATGAGGATAGCGATGAAGAAACACAAAAGGACATTCTCCACTGCAGTAATTAGCCTCGTATCTCTTTGGAGCGATGACCCAGTCCCACTTGAACTCCACAAAATCAACGGTCAGAGGGTAACGGCAACATCTAACTTCAGTTGTTTCAAGGTCACATTCAAGACCATCTGATTCTCGTTTCGACCGAATCACTTGTGGCTTCTTCATTTCAATCTCAATAAAAGGACGCtaaaaaagttaaacaattttagcaatatatatatatattgtttaaacgTTATCACAAGCctgatttatatatacaataaggattattatataatattagtttccgattacaattaataaaatactaaaatgtgCATTCGCTTTTCAAGGCTGCAAGTTCTGATacgttgaataaaataaaactggtcaGTTTGTTGGATTTATTTAGTCAGACTAATAGTGCATTATGACAGTTTCAGATAATctgaattaaaacaacatatagAACCTCCCTCTCCAATTCGTCCATAAAACTTTTGTTAGATAAAAAcggataaaagaaaaaaacaacaactaaaatcgcTAGCACTGTATTGGAAAACTATTAATTTGTTACAGAAAAAATAGTACcagtaaagaaatacaaaatggaagggTCTAAATGTCCTAGCGATATCATGTAAACTCATATCCGAGGCTTCCGAGTATCAAAGGCTCATGTATAGTCATTCTTAATCTAGGGCAAAAGAATAGAGGGATAGAAACAAGGCAACATATGAGGTTACTCATAACTGTAtattgggattgattgttacaatCATGACGCATTTACAGGTGACAGTACGGATCACGTTCCTCTAACTTTGGACTTTAAAATACGCAGCCTAACACACTAGACTAAACTTGCCCTATTTGTCAAAacgataaaatacattaataaacttgattttattgttttaaatatatgatattatacCAGTATCGTAAGCACAGTAAGTACACTTTGTTAAATCACTACCAATATATTTTTGCAAGTACACCTCATTATTGAAGGACTCACTATTTGCTCTGAAAATTTCAGGGAAGTTAATGAACAGAAAACttgcattttattatatttgtttcggTCAAGCCGTTTCACAGATAAAAGCGTGTTGTGTTCACAATAGCCTagactaattaaaaaaaaaacatataatttgtttGCATTATCTTGTCTAACCCCCATTTCATCGAAGTACTGATCTTTGTTATAGAATTAAATTCCATAAAACAATCGTGATCACAGCACTTCAATTTATTACATTAAGACATTACGAAGGTCCAGAAGTAAAACAAGTCACAAAATGAAAAATCTAATGAAACTGATTAAGCGGTTCTCAGTTGGAGAAGACAGGGATCGAAAAATGATTtagagtgttgttattttatggctttttaaacgtaaaattaatagaaaattagTGCCTTAAAATGGTTTTAAGGAGGAATAATAAAATGACTTAAGAATGCTGTTATTTTATGGCTTCTTAAACATAACAGTAATGGGAAATCAATGTCTTAAGattttttttgaaaaggttaTGCAGTAATTGTCTTTCAAAGCAATTTACTATGCTGCTATGtgtatatgcattttaaaatcgATTGCTTTAAGAAACTTATAAATAAAGtcaattatttttctataaatggAAGAGATTCAACTTTGGTTAACACTTAAACCAAGGATGAATTCAAATTCATCGGCAAGAGAAATCTTTCCAAAACGACaataacaatgtaaggatataaCTTTGGTTCCAAGATATTCTCTGTATGCTCTGTAACAACACATTCTGTACATTTTTAGTGTTGATTTTTTCTGAATCCTATCGAGGTTCAAATGCGGctttatatatcaaataaaatctACTATTGCTATCCAGATATACGAGGAAGCCCAAATCCTGTTAGAGAGAGAAAAAGTGTGTGAGGGGACGTGCCCCCCTTGTAAATTACACCCATGACCAAACTCACCGACTTGAACGCTTTTAAATCTAGAAAAAAAGATACTTTTAAAACTTACGTGAGATTCTTCGtctttttcagaaaaataagaaattggAACGAAGTTTCCCTTGTAGTCTTCAGTCTGGATCATTAACCCGAGGTTCTCTTCAGGGTGGTTAATCCAGTGCGATACAACTTTACGGACACCTAGCTTGATCCATCGTCCATGATGTCCTTTCAGATCGACATGCTTTACTCGGTACTGcataaataaccaacatttaatTTGATACTCTGTCTTCGGATACTGGTTTTGTGTTCAGGAGTATTATCGAAATTTCGAACGACTGTacagtaaattatatttctaGTGTATATGTAGGACTGTTACGAAAATATTCTTTTGGTAAAACACgtgataaatgtattttgttcaatGACTAAAAGTTTTGTTTAGCTAAAGCAAAGGATATAGGTTTTATAACTTAAGTTATTATAAAGAACTGTGTACTACTTTAATAACTGTCACATTCAACCGAAACGGCGAAACATTGGTTTTGAACTTTAAATCAATTATTTCCTCAGTTTCAGTAAGTATTCGTCCTAATATacagagataaaataaaattattcgtctttttttttatttcgcgcagagctacacgagggatatctgcgctagcagtccttaatttagtagtgtaagactagagggaaggcagctagtcatcaccacccaccgccaactctcgggctacccCTTTAACActgaatagtgatattgaccgtcacattttaaggcctccacggctgaaagggcgagcatgtttgatgtgactgggattcgaaaccgcgaccctcggataacgagtcgagtgccttaaccacctggccagaatGAAATGAAGACTTACTCTAGCTTTGGAGATCGATATTTTTCTTCACGTATATAGTAGCTGTAGGACTTCAATTTCCAACCTAGTTCGATATAAACTTCCATATATTCATAGTATTTACAACTCTGAGGTTTTGAAGAGATTTGTTTCTCAGTTACTTACTTAGTACTGCGCAAGCTCAACAACAGCACGAACAACGTAGTACTTTTAACAATTTACGTCATCATTGTGACGTCGgtattaatttttgtacattatattaaaaaaacattataacgaATCCTATCAAAGACGGcgcaaataaaataatttcttctgtAAATTGTACCGCCTTCTAATTAGAAGAATACCTTGAAGGGTAGGGAAAGCAAACATATAGATAATAAACCGTAAACTTTCGTAATAACAGTTCTTTCAACAAATCATAATTTGCTGATTAAAAGAAACCAACTCAATATTTTGtggataaataaattttatttgtcttaTTTGAGTCTAACTTTTCATTTCAACCTATTCCCTTAAGTGAAGGTTTAAAATCCGTTTGGGCATAATTAGCTTTACAAATTATTCATAACATTCTTATGGACATACGGTCTCTTTTATCTTCGGTATCACATAGAATAGATACAATGAACAATTATACCACTGATCCAATAAACTGAATTTGTCTTATTGTTGCCGACATAGTATGATGAAAACAGAACTTAGGTAGTTAGTACAAGAATCTGcacaatataattaaattatttatttttcaagaaataaatgaaagtagCTAACAAAATTAAAGTTGGTAGAATTAATCgattgttaactttaaatattttcttaaatagaACGAGCAACAgccatattatttatatatattgttgtttctttaaacaaTGAGATAACGTACCTGTAACTGGCTGAGAGACTCGATACCTCTGACCACTTGATTGATGTGGACTGTGACACCACCATGTTGAAGATCCTTTACGGACTTGAGATAGATCCAAAGATGAGCTTTCTTGAGACGGGACTTCATGACTTTCTCGGAGAAGTCAAAATGAAGGATATTCTTCTCTAGAGTTTGGTCGTATTCGAGCGCTGCTAAAGAAATCAGATAGATTTAGCGCTCTTCTCAGTGTACACAATTAATcctcataaaaaacaacaacaagaaattgGCGTCATCAACAGTATAAATACTAATTACATAAAGCAAAGAGTTAATTGTTGATGCTCAGAAGTGATTCGATGAAATAGTTTAACAAACGGGCAGGGTGCCCTCTTTTGTGTATATCAACATTGCAGCATCATACATATAATTTTTGAATATCATCACGCGCTTATGAAGAGCTGTGCtgacaaaaattgttttaatgaagTTTTGTTTGATTTCGTGAATTcttgatttgatttgattttgaatttcacacaaagctactcgagggctatctgtgctagccgtccctaatttagcaatgtaagactagagggaaggcagctagtcatcaccacccaccgccaactcttgggctactctgttaccaacgaatagtgggattttaaccgtcacattataacgcctccacggctgaaagggcgagcatatttggcacgaccgggatgcgaaccctcgatcctcagattacgagtcgcacgctttaacacgcttggccatgccgggccttcgtgAATTCTAGATTTACTTGTCAAATCCAGTCTTTTATACGTCAATTTAAGATCCTTGTTAATTTTGAAATCGGTAGACTTACCTATATTTCGTATGAGTCTAAAGAAACCGACAATATGTTTCAAGTAGAAGCGCTGGAggttaatggtttggtttgttttgaattgcgcgtAAAGCTacgtgaggactatctgcgctagccgttcctaacctAGAAGTGTtatactagaggaaagacaactagtcatcacttcccacaactactcttttactaactaatagtgggactggcagcacattataacgttcccacccctgaaagggcaagcatgtttggtgtgaaggggatttaaactcgcgaccctcagactacgaatcgagtgccttaaccatctggctatgccaggccaccTAGAGGTCAATGACCCTAAAATATTCTCAATATGGATGAGTGTATTTAGTAATACCTCTCCAAAAGGCAACAGCaacaaacaacttatattatGTCCTCTTCCCACAATTATACTAATCAAGCCACTAAATGATTTAGTGTACTAGGCATATTTCACAACTGTTAACCAGTAAACAAGAGTAGTATGTGTTTCACCCTTGAATACTTTATAGTAA
Proteins encoded in this window:
- the LOC143252730 gene encoding growth/differentiation factor 8-like isoform X2; its protein translation is MTLTRNRTAVPHRSKALLGAMCLVLTVCATGVASPTKKPSNQQDERIGNLKVLSTMDVEARNLTEQIDFLLQQQKELSEEAVENDETYSVEDDTEIVAQGSRKCQKCLTPEQEKKQRLKMIKAQILTKLGMSQPPNITTKSLKNIPPLFDLLNRYNLQADVPFFQRDQPESDVENEDSATTDLAFAFATDTPSLEYDQTLEKNILHFDFSEKVMKSRLKKAHLWIYLKSVKDLQHGGVTVHINQVVRGIESLSQLQYRVKHVDLKGHHGRWIKLGVRKVVSHWINHPEENLGLMIQTEDYKGNFVPISYFSEKDEESHRPFIEIEMKKPQVIRSKRESDGLECDLETTEVRCCRYPLTVDFVEFKWDWVIAPKRYEANYCSGECPFVFLHRYPHTHLVQQIDPLGSIGPCCAPSKISSITMLYFNDNSNIILGVLPGMIVKKCGCS
- the LOC143252730 gene encoding growth/differentiation factor 8-like isoform X1 is translated as MTLTRNRTAVPHRSKALLGAMCLVLTVCATGVASPTKKPSNQQDERIGNLKVLSTMDVEARNLTEQIDFLLQQQKELSEEAVENDETYSVEDDTEIVAQGSRKCQKCLTPEQEKKQRLKMIKAQILTKLGMSQPPNITTKSLKNIPPLFDLLNRYNLQADVPFFQRDQPESDVENEDSATTDLAFAFATDTPSALEYDQTLEKNILHFDFSEKVMKSRLKKAHLWIYLKSVKDLQHGGVTVHINQVVRGIESLSQLQYRVKHVDLKGHHGRWIKLGVRKVVSHWINHPEENLGLMIQTEDYKGNFVPISYFSEKDEESHRPFIEIEMKKPQVIRSKRESDGLECDLETTEVRCCRYPLTVDFVEFKWDWVIAPKRYEANYCSGECPFVFLHRYPHTHLVQQIDPLGSIGPCCAPSKISSITMLYFNDNSNIILGVLPGMIVKKCGCS